The region gcttttaagttaCACCTGCAGTCATGAAATAATGACTGTTCATATACCAAGATTAATGCCTCTCTTTCAACTTTAGCAGACAcccttctgtgttttatttcctaGGTACAACAGTCCTTGACTGAGTCACTGCTTGCTGATATTGAATCTAGGAAAACTGAAGTGGCCAGTGAGTCCTTCCTACAAGAACTGGATTTCATTAAACACTCCAGTCTGCTCACTGAAAAGCTGAAGCTTCTAAAAGCAACACCAGTGAGgtttgttaccttttttttaagGGCTCATTGTTTCTAGAAACCAGGACAGTCCTCTCCAAActgtattttctccctgcttATGCAGCCTATGGAGGCTACTGCCTATGCTTTTACAACATTTTAACTTGGAAACcacatagaaagaaaatgaaatgctcaAGTAGTGCGTTCTAGATTTAGATGAGTTCAAGtaagcacttaaaaataactCTTGGATGCGGCGCTTCATCCCACTATCACTGATTCTGTACTAGAAGTACTCTCGAGGGATGCACAAATTTTGTTTGAAGGCCAAACGCAGATAAGAGAACAAGCAGACTGTGGCAGGTTTTCTGTTTAGCTTTTGTTTCTCCCAGGTATAAATCAATGATCCTCTACAGATTTTTGCCTTTCAATGTTATCCTTTTCCTGTGACATCTTGTTCCCAGCCACTTTTGCACTTGCGTTGGCTTACTGAGGCTTTGATTTGGCTCACTGTGCTGAGGGCAGGCGTTGAGAGCCTGGCCTTGGGTGCTGCATTCTCCAGAGCTGAGATTTTTGCACATAGTCCTTCACTGTGTCTGTTAAGTACCGAGACCTTCAACAGAGGGCAAAGCAGTTAAGTTGGTGCAATAAGCAGCTATATGAAGGTGAAACTTCAGAGGGCTTTAACATTAAAGTCAGCCTTAGTTCAGTAATGCTTAAGGGAAGGGGTGCATTTTTGGGTGGGTCGTTTGGAGGGGCTTTTTTGTCATCAACTGAAAAGAAGTAATGTAAACCATCTCACTGAAATTACAGCACTTGAAAGCTGTATTGCCATCATACTTTCATGTATTACTTATGCTGTTATCTCTTTTTTCCCACTCATCccattccagtaaaaaaaaataccttttatgaAGCTTTTCTACTGGCCTGTCAATATTCTTGCTTCTATTCTGCACGGCTCTTCTCCTTCTTCACAGACAGTGAATCCTCCTCAATTTCCAATTAACTAGTTCATGATCTAGGCATAGAATTTTGTGGGTTTAGACTGTAGCTATCATCTTTCAAGGCAACCAGTCTCAATTCAGAGGTTCAATCTCACATGTGGGTTTAGTGTGAGATgcttttagaggttttttttaaagttgtttgggGAATTCAGTGCATCGTTTTCTCTACAGCCTTCAGTGTTGTTTCTGAGCTCGGCAAGGCTACGCTAGCATGAATGGCAGCGCCTCATTTTCTTTCAAGGGGGAACTCAGAAGCTCCTTATTCTGCAAATTATAGTTAATGTTCTAGTATAAAAATTAAGTAAGACCATAGTTAATAGGAATATCTGATGTACACATAAAATTTTAAGGGGTATATTCTCCATTCATTTCATGTGTGATTACTCCTCTTTGACATTAATTGGAATTCTGTGTAAAGGCTGAAGAGAGACCATCAGCGGTAATGTAAATTGAAACAAATCTCTGGTATaatacagcttttaaagaaagagtCATTCAAGAAACACTGCTCCAGTATCCAAATATTCTGTGTCATTAACAACTAAGGGATCCTCTGGACTGTTAATAAAGATGTAGTCGGCTGGTATAATCTACTGTTGCTACATGAAggcattaaataaatattatcagCTAATAATTTTATGTAGCAAATATTCGATATTGGCTGCATAAGATGGACTGAGCTCTGTTGCAGAGTCACAGCCCACGGCAGCAAAGTGAGAAGGCTCAGCTTCAATGTAGTTTACAACACCTATAAAAAGTGATAGGAAAATTGATAAGAAAGATGTCAGTTCCTGACTTGTACGTCTTAGTCAGCTGAGCTGGAGACAAATTACAAGAACAGGAAGGTCTGACTGCTTCCTTAtgcaactaggaaaaaaaaaaactccccTCTTTCTGTTGACAGACAGCTCGGTGCTCTGTCACTGCAGCTCAGCTGGAAAAGGCAGAAACTGGGGATGCTGAAGTGCGGCTCACTGTTCCTTGCTGCTCCCAGACGGCTCTCGGACCGCTGCTGCTGTGCTGCGTACAGCCATGTGCCAGGGCCCCCTCCCGGCTCCCCAAGCCGCATCCTGCCTGTGGGTCTGCACGGCCACGGCACAGACGGAAGCCTCCCTCATGGTAAGGGTCTCCAAGTTCTATCTGTAGGGATAAAAGACAATTTGTAATGCATTCTACTTTCTCCATCTGAATCCTTCCTTTACAACAGTACCTGTAGCGGTTAGTGTTGTTTTTAAGCAGTTTTCCTAAATGGGATCACTGCCCTGATGTCATTTACCATGTAGCCACAGCATCTGTGGTGTCAGCACCAGAGAGAAGAAGAGTATGGAGTGAGAGGGGCACAGGGGATGCCTAAGTTGGCCTTACTGCTGGGTGAAATACTCATTTATGCCAGCTTTGCTGACACCTTCCTCCGTGAAAGCACTGCTTCAGAACTCACTTCTTCTGTAGGGCCTCAAGTGCCAGCCCTCCTTCATCACAAAGGGAGTTAAAACTGTGGAAAACCAGCCACATACATCCTCAGAAAGAGAAATACAGCAACTGGTGCTTCTGATGTGCCTTTGTGTTCTGTCCCAGTCTAGTTCTCTAAGGGATGCTGCACTCTCACTTTACCTGACGAAATGCACTTGTAGAAGTTAACACCAGTTTCTTACGCATACGCAGACCAGGATTGGCTTAGACTAaccatttgtttccttttttaaattaattgccaATTAGCTTGATCTAATTAATGGCAGTGAATGCAAATTTACACCTTCCCTAAAAATTTATTCCAGGAAACAAATATTTGTTCCTAGTCTCTGCTTGTTCTAAGGCAAGCTAGGAGGAGTCGCAATCAtttgtgttttgaaagaaatgatTGCAAGAGGGGGTAGGTTTGCATTTGTCATTATGTGTTAACTATTTCATGCTGAACGGCAGccaattaaataaatgcaaaagaggAGCATGGCATCTGGCCTAGGCAAGGTTTTCACTGAAAGATGAGAAGCGTGTTTGCAAGACAATGTTTCCCCATGTTGGAAAGCACCAGTCAAATGTAAGTGCGAGAAGGtggtgggatgggagggagggacTGTGGTATGCTGCACTTTGAAATGTTTACAGCAACCAGTTTTGCGACTTATTTTAACTATTGCAAGGTTTGGCTTACTGTACAGGGTGAGAAATTGAGTGTTatcaatgtttattttaaaaaagaaaaaagcaaacctagTCCCGGGATTAGAATATAGCATGGTTTGACTTCCCTACAATACAACTTAATCAGATTGCTGTAGCATTCTCAGCAATACCTCAGTTCATAGTAAGGTTGTGGACCAAGGCTGTATTTTCCAATCTACGATaattaaactttgtattttcagCTGTTGTGGAAAAGCACTGAGAGGCAGAAGCAGAGGGCACTGAATGTTTCTACTATTTTGCTAGTAAGAGTATCTGATAAACAcgtaaaagaagaaaacaaatgatttCTGACAGGGCAAGCTAATTCTCTGAACTCTATGCAaatgtggggaggagaagggaagggataCTCTGCAGCAGGGCTAGGAAGGTTAGCCACGGTACTGCTGATCAGAGGAAATGAATCTGGGGCAAGTAAAGAGACTCCCTGGTGAAAAACCAGGCCTTGGAAAAGAAGCATTCTGTATTGCTCTACAGACTCTGAAGATCAGTGCAAAGTAAGGA is a window of Larus michahellis chromosome 7, bLarMic1.1, whole genome shotgun sequence DNA encoding:
- the LOC141745967 gene encoding uncharacterized protein LOC141745967, whose product is MAGGRAGPAAPEEGTEAAGGLYGGGGGSVAGQCGTLRAGAGGDGGRRGFSLSLGPWAWLQHRSWWEHVDSCQLCGDLFLQDWKVQQSLTESLLADIESRKTEVASESFLQELDFIKHSSLLTEKLKLLKATPVRQLGALSLQLSWKRQKLGMLKCGSLFLAAPRRLSDRCCCAAYSHVPGPPPGSPSRILPVGLHGHGTDGSLPHD